Proteins encoded by one window of Deinococcus metalli:
- a CDS encoding orotate phosphoribosyltransferase: protein MSHHLQELLHHHGALRPGHTVFRSGGHSDGWIEKGSVMRHPRVLEEVARWQAAQVREAFPAVTLLVGAPACGAVLATLVARELDVPVAYVLTDGDLRWHRMHEPEAGYGVVYIDDLICTGEGSRLVVDFLRTQGQEVLGVSAWVSRAALPVPLVTLLPASFETYVAAICPLCREGEAVQHVDVRE from the coding sequence GTGTCACACCACCTTCAGGAACTCCTTCATCATCACGGGGCGCTGCGTCCCGGGCACACCGTCTTCCGCAGCGGCGGACACAGCGATGGGTGGATCGAGAAGGGCAGCGTCATGCGTCATCCGAGGGTGCTGGAAGAGGTCGCCCGCTGGCAGGCCGCGCAGGTGCGAGAGGCGTTCCCCGCCGTGACGCTGCTGGTGGGGGCCCCGGCCTGTGGCGCGGTGCTCGCGACCCTCGTGGCGCGGGAACTGGACGTGCCGGTGGCGTACGTCCTCACCGACGGCGACCTACGCTGGCACCGCATGCATGAGCCTGAGGCAGGGTACGGGGTCGTCTACATTGATGACCTCATCTGCACGGGGGAGGGAAGCCGGCTGGTCGTCGACTTTTTGCGTACCCAGGGCCAGGAGGTGCTCGGCGTCAGCGCGTGGGTCAGCCGGGCCGCGCTACCAGTGCCCCTGGTGACCCTGCTGCCAGCTTCGTTCGAGACGTACGTTGCGGCGATATGTCCCCTGTGCCGGGAGGGCGAGGCCGTCCAGCACGTCGATGTCCGCGAGTAG
- a CDS encoding ABC transporter ATP-binding protein, whose protein sequence is MTALQVAGLVARHGRRTVLRGADLQVPQGSITALLGQNGSGKSTLMRSVLGLHPRQGGTVRVLDLPENVTGPQVRGRVTYVPTGGAVMPQETARTHFEFGRRIYPRWSLERALESAADLHVPLDQRAGRLSTGQRMGLALAYALGSSTELLLLDEPTNGLDPDHRRRLAQLLVAYASNGNSVLLSSHVLPEVEGLADRGAFLRGGRIILEADLDDLRAQHTIVQAILPDVLPAGAIQRLRAVPGVQDCEVQGRTLTVQVQGEPGALLAALADLKPVDVQSKPQPLADAYADLLGGAA, encoded by the coding sequence GTGACGGCGTTGCAGGTGGCGGGTCTGGTCGCCCGGCACGGTCGCCGGACGGTGCTGCGCGGGGCCGATCTGCAGGTGCCGCAGGGCTCGATCACCGCGCTGCTCGGCCAGAACGGCAGCGGCAAATCGACCCTGATGCGCAGCGTCCTGGGCCTGCATCCGCGCCAGGGCGGCACCGTGCGCGTGCTGGATCTGCCCGAGAACGTTACTGGCCCGCAGGTGCGCGGGCGCGTGACGTACGTGCCCACCGGTGGCGCCGTCATGCCGCAGGAAACGGCGCGCACGCACTTTGAGTTTGGTCGCCGGATTTACCCGCGCTGGAGTCTGGAGCGGGCCCTGGAGAGTGCCGCCGATCTGCACGTGCCGCTGGATCAGCGGGCGGGCCGCCTGAGCACCGGGCAGCGCATGGGCCTGGCGCTCGCCTACGCCCTGGGCAGCAGCACCGAGTTGCTGCTGCTCGATGAGCCGACCAACGGGCTCGACCCGGATCACCGCCGGCGACTTGCCCAGCTTCTCGTCGCCTACGCGTCCAACGGCAACAGCGTGCTGCTCAGTTCGCACGTGCTGCCTGAAGTCGAGGGGCTCGCCGACCGTGGAGCGTTCCTCAGAGGCGGCCGGATCATTCTTGAGGCCGACCTCGACGACCTCCGCGCGCAGCACACCATCGTTCAGGCCATTCTGCCGGACGTGCTGCCCGCCGGCGCCATCCAGCGTCTCCGGGCCGTGCCGGGCGTCCAGGACTGTGAGGTGCAGGGCCGGACGCTGACCGTGCAGGTGCAGGGCGAACCCGGCGCCCTGCTGGCCGCCCTGGCCGACCTGAAGCCGGTGGACGTGCAGAGCAAGCCGCAGCCCCTGGCCGACGCGTACGCCGACCTGCTGGGCGGCGCGGCGTGA
- a CDS encoding PadR family transcriptional regulator — MNPDLLRGNLDLILLTILETRPLYGFAIIQEAKDRTGGLLDFKEGSLYPALHRLEQDGLLAAQLAELGRNGKPRKYYAITDIGRQTLQTKRQEFDAFTGAVQRLSGS, encoded by the coding sequence ATGAACCCCGACCTGCTGCGCGGCAACCTCGACCTGATCCTGCTCACCATCCTGGAGACCCGGCCCCTGTATGGCTTCGCCATCATCCAGGAGGCCAAAGACCGCACTGGGGGACTCCTCGACTTCAAGGAGGGCAGTCTGTACCCGGCCCTGCACCGCCTCGAACAGGACGGCCTGCTCGCCGCCCAGCTGGCGGAGCTCGGCCGCAACGGCAAGCCCCGCAAGTACTACGCGATCACCGACATCGGCCGGCAGACGCTCCAGACCAAGCGCCAGGAATTCGATGCCTTCACCGGCGCCGTGCAGCGTCTGAGCGGGAGTTGA
- a CDS encoding GntR family transcriptional regulator, translating into MTQDLPDGRGVLEWITPQINPHSGVPIYLQITQAFVRAIQRGTVRPGDSLPTVRHLAATLRLAPNTVTRAYAELQRQGLIESRAGAGTTVRTAPATPSVTEAGRQALVEELHDLLHRMTASGLTLADLRALFEQFTLSREREAL; encoded by the coding sequence ATGACACAAGACCTTCCAGATGGGCGTGGCGTCCTGGAGTGGATCACCCCGCAGATCAATCCTCACAGCGGCGTCCCCATCTACCTGCAGATCACTCAGGCCTTCGTCCGCGCGATCCAGCGCGGCACCGTTCGCCCGGGCGACTCGCTGCCCACCGTGCGTCATCTTGCGGCCACCCTGCGCCTGGCCCCCAACACCGTCACGCGCGCGTACGCCGAATTGCAGCGTCAGGGCCTGATCGAGAGCCGGGCTGGGGCGGGCACGACCGTCCGGACGGCGCCCGCGACCCCCTCGGTCACTGAGGCGGGCCGGCAGGCCCTGGTTGAGGAACTGCATGACCTCCTGCACCGCATGACCGCGAGCGGCCTGACGCTGGCCGACCTCCGCGCCCTGTTCGAGCAGTTCACCCTGTCCAGGGAACGGGAGGCCCTGTGA
- a CDS encoding leucine-rich repeat domain-containing protein translates to MTSTPRTAVPLHQHTPRERGAALLTALDHDPTFVTDHLNLNASALTTLPEALRRCSGARVLSVYDNGLRDVPAWLWGFTHLHTLNLSANAFESLPDALGQLTNLGMLDLGHNALRAVPDVFETLGHLEFLYLSNNHLTELPTSLRTLARLRYLNVTDNALAQLPDWLGELRGLQEVRAYHNQLTALPEGVGDLTRLRELHVMNNQLRYLPDALGRCARLEKLNVQGNGLVSLPDSLGDLGQLTELDLRFNALTELPESLARLTSLRFLDLRANALTTLPEGLAGLPRLEKLDVRWNQLTELPVAFEALRERGCLIYT, encoded by the coding sequence ATGACCAGCACGCCCCGGACGGCCGTCCCACTCCACCAGCACACCCCACGTGAGCGGGGCGCGGCCCTGCTCACGGCGCTCGATCACGACCCCACCTTCGTGACTGATCACCTCAACCTCAACGCCTCCGCCCTCACGACCCTGCCCGAAGCCCTGCGCCGCTGTTCGGGGGCCAGGGTCTTGAGCGTGTACGACAACGGGCTGCGCGACGTCCCGGCGTGGCTGTGGGGGTTCACGCACTTGCATACCCTCAACCTCTCGGCGAACGCCTTCGAGTCCCTGCCGGACGCGCTCGGCCAGCTCACGAACCTGGGCATGCTCGACCTCGGCCACAACGCCCTGAGGGCCGTACCAGACGTCTTCGAGACCCTGGGGCACCTGGAGTTCCTGTACCTCAGCAACAACCACCTGACGGAGCTGCCCACGTCACTCCGTACCCTGGCGCGGTTGCGCTACCTGAACGTGACTGACAACGCCCTGGCCCAGCTACCGGACTGGCTGGGGGAGCTGCGCGGGCTGCAGGAGGTGCGGGCGTACCACAACCAGCTCACGGCCCTACCGGAGGGCGTTGGCGATCTCACGCGGCTGCGCGAGCTACACGTCATGAACAACCAGCTCCGTTACCTGCCGGACGCCCTGGGGCGCTGCGCGCGCCTGGAGAAGCTGAACGTGCAGGGCAACGGGCTCGTGTCGCTCCCGGACTCCCTGGGCGACCTGGGCCAGCTGACCGAACTCGACCTGCGCTTCAACGCCCTGACGGAGCTGCCCGAGTCGCTGGCGCGCCTCACGTCCCTGCGGTTCCTGGACTTGCGGGCCAACGCGCTGACCACCCTGCCGGAGGGCCTGGCGGGCCTGCCGAGGCTGGAGAAGCTGGACGTTCGCTGGAACCAGCTCACGGAACTCCCGGTCGCCTTTGAGGCGCTGCGGGAACGCGGGTGCCTGATCTACACCTGA